From Streptomyces zhihengii, the proteins below share one genomic window:
- a CDS encoding C40 family peptidase, with translation MVSHRRPSQTGLASSARTTVLSAAAAATAAAGLGATPAGAEPREPARATRAQVDLLHQQAEQATERFNKAREDVGRLRERVAHAQDSVARGQERINRMREELGTVAGAQYRSGGVDPALELLLSADPDTYLERASLLDRAGDRQAHTLRQLRREQRDLGQERAEADRDLTELERSRAEVARHKRGVERKLAEARRLLNSLTDADRAAFDRASRGGRDGALPGLDGLTASSRHASAAALAARGAVGRPYVWGANGPSGFDCSGLVQWSYAQAGVGLPRTSQAQANAGRRVPLSEARPGDIVTYRGDASHVGMYMGNGQVVHAPYPGASVRYDPVGMMPIHAVTRV, from the coding sequence GTGGTCTCCCACCGCCGACCCTCACAGACCGGTCTCGCATCGAGTGCCCGGACCACCGTGCTGTCCGCCGCCGCGGCGGCGACGGCCGCCGCCGGCCTCGGCGCGACGCCCGCGGGGGCCGAACCCCGCGAGCCCGCCCGGGCCACCCGCGCCCAGGTCGACCTGCTCCACCAGCAGGCGGAGCAGGCCACCGAACGCTTCAACAAGGCCCGCGAGGACGTCGGACGGCTGCGCGAGCGGGTCGCCCACGCCCAGGACAGCGTCGCCCGCGGGCAGGAGCGCATCAACCGGATGCGGGAGGAGCTGGGCACCGTCGCCGGCGCCCAGTACCGCTCCGGCGGCGTCGACCCCGCGCTCGAACTCCTCCTCTCCGCCGACCCGGACACCTACCTGGAACGGGCCTCCCTCCTCGACCGCGCCGGCGACCGCCAGGCGCACACCCTGCGCCAACTCCGGCGCGAACAGCGCGACCTCGGCCAGGAACGCGCCGAGGCCGACCGCGACCTCACCGAACTGGAGCGCAGCCGCGCCGAGGTCGCCCGGCACAAACGCGGCGTCGAGCGCAAGCTCGCCGAGGCCCGCCGGCTGCTGAACAGCCTCACCGACGCCGACCGCGCCGCCTTCGACCGCGCCTCGCGCGGCGGCCGCGACGGCGCCCTGCCCGGCCTCGACGGCCTCACCGCGAGCTCCCGGCACGCCTCGGCCGCCGCGCTCGCCGCCCGCGGCGCGGTGGGCCGCCCGTACGTGTGGGGCGCCAACGGGCCCTCGGGCTTCGACTGCTCGGGCCTGGTGCAGTGGTCCTACGCCCAGGCGGGGGTGGGCCTGCCGCGTACCTCCCAGGCCCAGGCGAACGCCGGCCGCCGCGTCCCGCTCTCCGAGGCGCGCCCCGGCGACATCGTCACCTACCGCGGCGACGCCAGCCATGTCGGGATGTACATGGGCAACGGGCAGGTCGTCCACGCGCCCTACCCGGGCGCCTCGGTGCGCTACGACCCGGTCGGGATGATGCCGATCCACGCCGTCACGCGCGTCTGA
- a CDS encoding glycosyltransferase 87 family protein: MARAPRGTALPLAVWVLTRTALLLFVLGPLTFPGPDVTTDVSVIYRGWYEVLRTGTFPLDDVTWQYPPAAALAILSPGLLPWLPYDTAFYVLVFLCDLLVLLMLRAARRPGTAPWALWTWVAGVPLLGPTVYARYDLMVTAVAVAALLAGARRPRVLGALAAFGALLKVWPVLLLVGVERGRASRRAWGTAAVTAAALTAGFALAMPGATAFLGFQRDRGTEVESLGALVFHVARHLGWRGEVLLNYGSVEFMGPYVGLVSTLALALSAAALVWLLVWRLRAREWGPATTADAAFTAVLLFTVTSRVISPQYLVWLVGLAAVCLVRPETRMGRPALLVLAATAVTVLEFPVWFGHVVASDALGIGLLVARNGLLVAAAVVAGRRLWRGPAAAPAGVSPAARADGRATAR, translated from the coding sequence ATGGCGAGGGCGCCCCGGGGCACGGCCCTTCCCCTGGCGGTGTGGGTGCTGACCCGGACGGCCCTGCTGCTGTTCGTGCTCGGGCCGCTCACCTTCCCGGGGCCGGACGTCACCACCGACGTGTCGGTGATCTACCGGGGCTGGTACGAGGTGCTGCGCACCGGCACGTTCCCGCTGGACGACGTCACCTGGCAGTACCCGCCGGCCGCCGCGCTCGCGATCCTCTCCCCAGGGCTGCTGCCGTGGCTGCCGTACGACACGGCCTTCTACGTGCTGGTGTTCCTGTGCGACCTGCTGGTCCTGCTGATGCTGCGGGCCGCGCGGCGCCCGGGGACCGCGCCGTGGGCCCTGTGGACATGGGTGGCCGGGGTGCCGCTGCTCGGGCCGACGGTGTACGCCCGGTACGACCTGATGGTCACGGCGGTCGCGGTGGCCGCCCTGCTCGCGGGCGCCCGGCGGCCCCGGGTGCTGGGCGCGCTGGCGGCGTTCGGGGCGCTGCTGAAGGTGTGGCCGGTGCTGCTGCTGGTGGGGGTGGAGCGCGGCCGGGCGTCCCGGCGGGCGTGGGGGACGGCGGCGGTGACGGCGGCGGCCCTGACGGCCGGTTTCGCCCTGGCGATGCCGGGCGCGACGGCCTTCCTCGGCTTCCAGCGCGACCGGGGCACCGAGGTCGAGTCGCTGGGCGCGCTGGTCTTCCACGTGGCCCGGCATCTGGGGTGGCGCGGCGAGGTGCTGCTGAACTACGGCTCGGTCGAGTTCATGGGCCCGTACGTGGGGCTGGTGAGCACCCTCGCGCTGGCGCTCAGCGCGGCCGCGCTCGTCTGGCTGCTGGTGTGGCGGCTGCGGGCGCGCGAGTGGGGGCCGGCCACGACGGCGGACGCGGCGTTCACCGCGGTGCTGCTGTTCACGGTCACCAGCCGGGTGATCAGCCCGCAGTACCTGGTCTGGCTGGTGGGGCTCGCGGCGGTGTGCCTGGTGCGCCCGGAGACCCGGATGGGCCGTCCCGCTCTGCTGGTGCTGGCCGCCACCGCGGTGACCGTGCTGGAGTTCCCGGTCTGGTTCGGCCATGTGGTGGCGAGCGACGCGCTGGGGATCGGCCTGCTCGTGGCGCGCAACGGGCTGCTGGTGGCGGCGGCCGTGGTCGCCGGGCGGCGGCTGTGGCGGGGCCCGGCGGCGGCCCCGGCCGGGGTCAGCCCAGCCGCTCGCGCAGATGGTCGCGCCACTGCGCGGTGA
- a CDS encoding glycosyltransferase family 4 protein codes for MHKTLIVTNDFPPRPGGIQAFLHNMALRLDPGRIVVYASTWKRGREGEEATAAFDAEQPFTVVRDRTTMLLPTPRVTRRAVGLLREHGCASVWFGAAAPLGLMAPALRRAGARRIVATSHGHEAGWAQLPASRQLLRRIGEGTDTITYLGEYTRSRIAAALTSEAAARMVQLPPGVDEKTFHPGSGGDRVRERLGLSDRPVVVCVSRLVPRKGQDTLIEAMPAILAEVPDAVLLVVGGGPYEKDLHALAERTGVADSVRFTGAVPWSELPAHYGAGDVFAMPCRTRRGGLDVEGLGIVYLEASATGLPVVAGDSGGAPDAVLDGETGWVVRGGEPAECAERVVALLRDPDLRRRMGERGRAWVEERWRWDLLAERLRELL; via the coding sequence ATGCACAAGACGCTGATCGTGACGAACGACTTCCCGCCCAGGCCGGGCGGCATCCAGGCCTTCCTGCACAACATGGCGCTGCGGCTGGACCCGGGCCGGATCGTCGTCTACGCCTCCACCTGGAAGCGCGGGCGCGAGGGCGAGGAGGCGACGGCGGCCTTCGACGCGGAGCAGCCGTTCACCGTCGTGCGCGACCGCACGACGATGCTGCTGCCCACCCCGCGGGTCACCCGGCGGGCCGTGGGCCTGCTGCGCGAGCACGGCTGCGCGTCCGTGTGGTTCGGGGCGGCCGCGCCGCTCGGACTGATGGCCCCGGCCCTGCGCCGGGCCGGCGCCCGGCGGATCGTCGCCACCAGCCACGGCCACGAGGCGGGCTGGGCGCAGCTCCCCGCGTCCCGGCAGCTCCTGCGCAGGATCGGCGAGGGCACGGACACGATCACCTATCTGGGCGAGTACACCCGCTCGCGGATCGCCGCCGCGCTCACCTCCGAGGCCGCCGCCCGCATGGTGCAGCTCCCGCCCGGCGTCGACGAGAAGACCTTCCACCCCGGCTCCGGCGGCGACCGGGTCCGCGAGCGCCTCGGGCTCAGCGACCGGCCCGTCGTCGTCTGCGTGTCCCGGCTGGTGCCGCGCAAGGGCCAGGACACGCTGATCGAGGCGATGCCGGCGATCCTGGCGGAGGTGCCGGACGCGGTGCTCCTCGTCGTGGGGGGCGGCCCCTACGAGAAGGACCTGCACGCCCTCGCCGAGCGCACCGGCGTGGCGGACTCGGTGCGCTTCACCGGGGCGGTGCCCTGGTCGGAGCTGCCCGCGCACTACGGCGCCGGCGACGTCTTCGCGATGCCGTGCCGCACCCGGCGCGGCGGACTCGACGTGGAGGGCCTCGGCATCGTCTACCTGGAGGCCTCGGCGACCGGCCTGCCGGTCGTCGCCGGCGACTCCGGCGGCGCGCCGGACGCCGTGCTCGACGGCGAGACGGGGTGGGTCGTGCGCGGCGGCGAGCCCGCCGAGTGCGCCGAGCGCGTGGTGGCCCTGCTCCGGGACCCGGACCTCCGCCGCCGCATGGGCGAGCGCGGCCGCGCCTGGGTCGAGGAACGCTGGCGCTGGGACCTCCTCGCGGAGAGGCTGCGCGAGCTGCTCTGA